The Fuscovulum sp. sequence TGTTCTCGATCACCACGATGGCATCATCCACCAGAATCCCGATGGAAAAGATCAGCGCAAACAGGCTGACGCGGTTCAGCGTATATCCCATGATCCAGGCCGCAAACAGCGTCAGCAGGATCGTCACCGGAATGACGATCGCCACCACAATCGCCTCGCGCCAGCCGATCGCCAACCAGACCAGCGCGATGATCGACACCGTCGCCAGCCCCAGATGGAACAGCAACTCATTGGCCTTTTCATTCGCCGTCTCGCCATAGTCGCGCGTCACGGTCAGGGTCATCCCCTCGGGGATCAGCTTGCCCTCCAACGTCTCCACCCGGTGCAGCACCTCTTCCGCCACCACCACCGCATTGGCTCCTGCCCGCTTGGCCACGGCCAGCGTCACAGCGGGCGACCGTTGCACCACCCCCGCCGCATCCTTCACCAGATGGCTGACGATATGGTCCGACGTGTCAGGAACAAAGCTCACCTCCGCCACATCAGCCACATAGACCGGCCGCCCGTCCCGCGTTGTCAGGAGCAGGTTCGCCACGTCCGACGGCGCGGTCATCGTCTCGCCCGCGACCAGATCAATCTGTCCACCATCCGCCCGCACCTTGCCGGTGTTCAGCGTCCGGTTGGCCTGCGCCACCTTCCCCGCCAACTGCTGCAAGGTCACACCGTACAGCGCTAACCGCTCCGGATCGGGCGCGATACGAATGGCCTCCTGCGCCTCGCCCACGATATAGGTCAGCCCCACATCTTCGGTCTTCGCCACCTCGGATTGCAGCGCGCGCACCACGCGGGTCAGGTCATTGGCCGAAACCCCTTCCCCGGATAGCGTCAGCGTCAGGATCGCCACATCGTCGATCCCCCGCCCGATCACCAAAGGCTCGGGTATCCCCACCGGAAGCCGCCCGATATTGGCGCGGATCTTGTCATGGACCCGCAGGATCGCATCCTCGGCCTTGGTCCCCACCTCGAACCGCGCCGTCACCAGAACCGCATCATCCCGTGTCTGGGAATAGACATGCTCCACATCGTTGATCCCCTTCACAAGGATCTCCAGCGGCTCGGTCACCAGCTTCACGCCATCCTCGGCGCGCAGTCCCTGCGCCTGCACATGGATATCCACCAGCGGCACGGAAATCTGCGGCTCCTCCTCGCGCGGCAGCGACACCAACGCCACCAACCCCATCGCCAACGCCGCCAGAATGAACAGCGGCGTCAGGGCCGATGCGATGAACCCTTTCGTCAGCCGCCCGGCAATGCCCAGCGATGCGCCTTGCAAATCACTCATGGCCCACCTCCGCCGCCGCAGCATCGACCGTCACCACGTCACCCGCCTGCAACCCGGTCAGCACCTCGACCATCGCCGCGCCCTCGATGCTCACCCGCGCACCCGGCACCACGGCGCGCAATCCCGCGCCCTCGATGCCGACGAAATCCACCCCGCCCCGCGTCACCAGCGCCGCCTCCGGTACCAGCAGCGCCGCGCGCTCCCCCACCGGTAGGCGCACCAGCACCCGCGCATCCACGAACCGGTCCGACAGCCCCGCCACCTCGACATCGGCCACCACGCGGCCATTCTCGATCAGCGGATAGACCTTCACCAACCGCCCCTCGGCCACACCATCCGCCCCTTCGATCTGGATCGCATCTCCCTCGGTCAGGTTGGCCGCGTGCCGCTCCGGCACGGCCAGCCGCAGGAAGATGCCGCCGCCGCCGATCTGCGCGACCGCCTCACCCGGCATCACCACCGCGCCCTGCGCCACTGGCACATCCAGCACCCGCCCCGCCACCGGGGCCAGCACCGCGCCCTCCGCCGCCTGCTGCGCCACCACCTGCCGCTGCGCCTCCAGCGCCGCAATCTGGCCCGTGACCACATCCACCTGCGTGCGCAGCGCGTCCAGCCGCTGCGCCGTCGTCACCCCCTGTGCCAGCAACTCTTCACCCCGCGTCAATTCCGTCTGCGCGTTGGCCAGTTGCGCCGCCAACGCCTGCCCCTGCGCCTCCAGCGCGGCCAGTTGAAAGCCCAGCTTTTCATCCACGATCTCGGCCAGCACATCGCCCTGCGCCACGACATCGCCCTCGGCCACGCTCAGCGAAACCAACGTCCCGCCCAGCCGCGCCCGCGCCGGAATACGATCCCGCGCCTCCACCCGGCCATAAACGGCCTTCCATTCGGTGATGCTGACCGGGGCCAGCGTGACACTGTCCGCAAAAGCCGGAACCGCACTCAGAAAAAGGGCAATCAGCGAAAAGGCAGAGATGGGGCGCATGGCAACTCTCCAGAAAAGGATGGGGCAGAGGTAACCGGAGTCTCATAAACATTCAAGAGTCTGAATGTATATATCTGTTCCAAGGCCCACCCTGACAGCCTTGCTCTTCCGGCAGGCACAGCTAGACAGAAGGGCAGAACAGGGGCCCGCGCCATGATCAAGATCAGGGACATCGCAAATCGTGCCGGGGCCTCCATCGCCACGGTGTCCCGCGTGGTCAACGGATCGGGCTATGTCAGCGCCGACATGCGCGCCCGGATCGAGGCGGCAGTGGCCGAGCTTGGCTATCGCCCCAATGCCGGCGCGCGGATGATGCGCTCAGGCTCCAGCCGGATGGTGGGCGTGCTTTTGCCCGCGCTGGACGTGCATTTTTTCGGCATCCTCGCCCATACCGTGGAACAGGCCCTGTTCGCGCGCGGTTATCAGGCGATGATCTGCTCCACCGCCGAAAGCCCGGAACATGAGGCCGCCTATGTCGCCGCCATGCTGGCCCAACAGGTGGATGGGGTGATCCTAGCCGCGGTCACGTCAGACGGGGCCGCCGTGGCGCGGCTCAGCGCGGCGCGGGTGCCCATCGTGGCGGTAGACCGGGCGCTGCCCGGAACGCCCGCCGTGGCCGCCGATCACCATGCCGGCGGGCGAATGCTCGCGCGCCACCTGCTCGACCTCGGCCACCGCGCCATCGGGGTCGTGGGCGCGCCCGGCCATTCTGCCCCGGTGCAGGAAAGGCTGGCCGGGATCGTAGCGGAACTGGCCAGCGCGGGGCTGGCCCCCATGGCCACCCGCCTCGGCCCGGATCACAGCTTTGAGGCCTGCCGCAGCCTCGCCGCCGACCTGCTGTCCGACGGCACCCCCACGGCCCTGATTGGCATTTCCGACATGGCCGCCATCGGCGCCCTGCACGCCGCCGTGGCGCACGGCCTGACTGTGCCGGATGATCTGTCGGTGATCGGCTTCGATGACCTGCCCGCCGCGCGCTACACCATCCCGCAACTGACCACCGTCGCCCAGCCCATCCGCCAGATCGGCCAGGCCGCCGTGGACATCCTTATCGCCCTGATGCGCGGTGACACCCCACCCCCGCCACCCAGCCTGCCCCTGACCCTGATCACACGCGGCACCACAGCCGCACGGGGCTCCACAGCCCCCCTGTGACCCCCCGCCATCATTGCAGCGGACATACTGGCGGCAAGGTCGCATGGGGTATTTGGGCCAAGGTGAAACACAGGGCGCATCTCCCCGTCCAACGGAAGGAAAGCGCCCGCCGCCTCAGCCCGTCAGCGCCGTCAAAGGCGGGATCGCCCCTGTCGCCGTCGCCCCGCGCAGGCAAGCGGCCGCCGCGCGGTGGCCCAGCCGCAGGCAGGCCCGCACATCCCACCCCTCATGCAGCCCGTAAAGGCAGCCCGCGGCAAAGGCATCGCCTGCGCCGACCGGGCTGACCACCTGCGCCGGCGGCACCGGATCGGGGTTGACCACCGTCAGCCGCCCCCCCGCCTCCAGCCACAGGCCCAGCGCCGGGGTATGCACCACCACCTGCCCCGCACCGCCCTCCTGCAACTGCCGCGCGGCCGCCTCGATCGCCGCCACATCCTCGGCTCCCGCGATCACGCGCCCGGTGGCCCGCGCCGCCTCCACCTCATTCAGAAACAGCACATCCACGAAAGGCAGCGCCGCCTCCACCGCCGCGCGGAACTCGGCCCGGTCGGTGGACACCAGATCAACCGCCGTCACCATTCCCGCCGCCTGCGCCCGCCGCAGCACCCGCGCCGCGCCCGTGGTCCCGTCCACCACCGCATCCAGCTTGCCCAGCAGGTTCAGATAGCCAAGGTAGAAGACCTTTGCCCCCTCTGCCGCCACCGCCTCGACCGCGATATCGCCCTCATCCAGCAGGTCATTCGTGCCGGGATGGTAAAAGAACGTCCGGCTGTCCCCCGGCAGGTTCATCACATGCGTATGCGCCGTGGGCGCGCGCTCCGTCTCGGCCAGATGCTCCAGCCCGGCCCCCGCCGCCTTCACCGCCCAGCGCACCGTCGCCGCGTGTCGGTCCATCCCCACCAACCCGATCGCCCAAAGCGGCAGCCCGGCCTGAAACGCCGCCAGCGACAGCATCACATTCGCCGCCCCGCCCCCGGTGCCCTCCACCTCATCCACGATCCGCACCAGATCGCTTTTCGCGGGCCAGGCTTCGATCGTGTGGACGATATCCACGATCCAGTTCCCCGCACAGGCGATGCCGCGTCTGGTTGCCGGGGTCTGCATCAATAGGACACCCCGACCGACTGCCCCGACACCCCCGCCTGCAAGGCCGCCGTCAGCACCGCATGATGCGCCGCCGCCTCCTCCGGCGTGGCGCAGGGAAAGCCCTTCGCATCCCCGCCTGCCAGTTCATCGACAAAGGCCGCCCACATCTGCTGGATCGCGTCCGTGAACCCGAATTCGAAAATCCCGCCCGTGATCGCCCCGAACAGCGGCGTGTATCCCAGATCCTCGGTCACCCATCCCTGCGACCCGCCCGCCTCATAGCGCATCCATGACCACTGGCGCGGGTTCTTGGTGGAAAAGAACGCCGACCCCGTCATCCCCAGCACGCGGATCGACCAGGTATTCGCCTCGCCGGGTGCAATCCGCCATGTCTTCAGCACCATGGGGAAATCGCCGCCCGCATCCGGCACCGTCGCCGTGATCGTCGCATTGTCCCATGTATCGCAGGCCACCCGTCCGCCCTTGCCGTCGGGCCGCGTCGCCACCCGCTTGACCAGCGACGCCGTCACCCGCGCAGGCCGCCAGCCAAGGCGCAGCGGCACATGCAGCACATGCATCCCCAGATCGCCCATGCAGCCATAGTCGCCATTCACCAACCCCATCCGCTTCCAGTTGATCGGCTTGTCGGGGTTGATGTCGCTGGAATGCAGGAAACACGCCTCCACCTCCAGCACCGGCCCCACGGCGCCAGACCGCACGAACTCCACCACCTTCTGCGCGCCGGGGTAAAAGGGCATCTCGGATGAACAGCGCACCATCAGATCGGGCCGCGCCGCAATCGCCGCCATGATGGCCCGGTTCTGCGCCAGATCCATCCCGAACGGCTTTTCCCCCAGCAGATGCTTCCCCGCCGCAAGGATCGCCGGATAGATTTCCGCGTGCAGCACATGGGGCACCGCGCAATAGACCGCCTCCACCTCCGGATTGGCCAGCAATTCCCGGTAATCCGTCGTCACCTGCATCGGCCCCAGCGCGTCTGTATACCAGCCCATCAGCGCGGGGTTGGTATCGCACACCGCCACGATGCGCGGCTTCGCCTTCATCCCCGTCAGATGCATCCAACGCGCCGCGGCCGAGGCGAACTCCCGCCCCATCAACCCGCAGCCGATGATACCAAAGCGAACCTCGCGCATCACTTGCCCCCGATCATCGCAAGCGCAGCCTCGGGCGATACCCCCTCGTGCACCACCGCCATCAGCGCCCGCGTCATCCCCCCCGGATCGGGATGCTGGATTACGTTGCGCCCATAGACGATGCCGCGCGCGCCCTGCTTCATCAACTCCGCCGTCCGCGACAAAATCTCCGCATCCGACACGCGCCCGCCCCCGCGCACCAGCACGGGCAGGCCCTGCGCAATCTCGATCACCCGGTGATATTCCGACACGTCCGAACAGGGGTCCGCCTTGATGATATCCGCCCCCAGCTCCGCCGCCTGCCGGACCAACGGCAGAATCTTGTCGATATCGCCATCGACCATATAGCCGCCCTTGGCATTGTCCTGCATGACCAAAGGCTCCACCATCAGCGGCATCCCCATAATCTCGCATTCCCGCTTCAGGGAATTCACGTTGCGCACGCAGGCGCGGTACACCTCCGGCTGGTCGGGCAGCAGCAGCAGGTTCACCACCACGCAGGCCGCATCCAGCACCACCCCTTGCTCCACCGCCCGATCGATCACCTCGGAAAACAGCACGCGGGGCAAAGGCGTGCCGTAAACGTTCGCGATATCCGTCCGCAGCACCAGCGCAGGCTTGTCCTTCCCCGGAATGGCCTGCAACAGCCGCGCCGTTCCGGGTGGCAACTGAATGGCATCAGGCTTCGCCGCCGCAACGGCACGGATCGCCGCCCCCATATCCTCGATCCCGCCCAGAAAGCTGCGCTCGTTGAACATGCCATGGTCAATGGCCACGTCAAAGCAATTGCCCGAAGGCGCGAAAAGGCGGTTCATCCGGGCGGCTTTCATCGGCGATACGGTCCTTGCTGCAAGCTATGTAAACGTTTCCACAAGCCTAGCCGACCCCCGCCCCCCGATCAAGCCCACCCTTGCCAAAACCCCGCCGCGCCCACACTCTCACTCAAAGGCGGGCAGAGGGGACCGCAGCATTGGACAGCGCCGACCTCATCCGCCTTGTGGCCTTTCTCGGCACGCTGGCCGTGATGGCGCTTTGGGAATTCGCCGCCCCTGACCGCCGTGCAGAAATCCCGCGCCTCATCCGCTGGACCAACAACCTGGCCCTTGTCGCCATCGACACGGTCCTTGTCCGCCTGCTGATCCCGATCCTGCCCGTTGCCGCCGCCAGTTGGGCCACGGCGCAGGGCTGGGGCCTTCTCTCCCCCCTGCCGCTCTGGCTCTCCATCCCCATCGCCTTCCTGCTGCTGGATCTTCTTATCTGGGGCCAGCATGTGATGATGCACCATGTCCCCGCCCTCTGGCGACTGCACCGCATGCACCATTCCGACACCCATCTCGATGCCACCACCGGCCTGCGCTTTCACCCGCTGGAGATCCTGCTCTCCACCCTTCTCAAGATTGCTGCCGTGGTGATCCTCGGCGCCCCCGCCCTTGCGGTGATCGCGTTTGAAATCGCACTGAACGCCACCGCCCTCTTCACCCACGCCAATATCCGCCTGCCAGACCGAGCGGATAGCCTCCTCCGCCGCTTGATCGTCACCCCCTCGCTGCACCGCATCCACCATTCGGTTCGCCCCGAAGAAACCAACAGCAATTACGGCTTCAACCTCTCGCTCTGGGATCGCCTGTTTGGCACCCTGCGCCATGCCCCGCAGGGCGACCCGCAGACCATGGCCCTTGGCATTGAATCCTTCCGGACCCGGCGCGAGGCATGGCTTGATCGCCTGCTGACACAACCTTTTCGTCGCCGCTGAAACTTTTGCGCACCTCCCCCCGTTCATTGGATCACAGGCGGAACGGTTCCGCCCAAACCCGGAGGTTTCCATGCTCAAGACCACGCTGCGCGGCCTTGCCCTGTCCACGCTGATCGCCCTTCCCGTCCTTGCCCAGGACAACCCGATGGTGGGCGGTGCGCCCATGTTCGCCGACAAGAACATCGTCGAGAACGCCGTCAACTCCAAGGATCACACCACCCTCGTCGCCGCCGTTCAGGCCGCCGGTCTGGTGGAAACCCTGCAATCCCCCGGCCCGTTCACCGTCTTCGCTCCGGTCAATGACGCCTTCGCCGCGCTGCCCGCCGGCACCGTCGACACGCTGCTGATGCCGGAAAACAAGGCCATGCTGACCAAGGTGCTGACCGCCCATGTCGTCGCAGGCAAACTGTCGGGCGCCGACATCATGGCCCGCGCCAAGGCATCCAGCGATGGCTTCTTCCACATGCAGACCGTCTCGGGCGACGCACTCTCGGCACAGGTCAAAGGCCGCAACCTTTACCTGATCGACGAAAGCGGCAACGCAAGCCAGGTCACCATCGCCGACGTGAACCAGTCGAACGGCGTGATCCACGTCGTCAACGCGGTCCTCGTGCCGAAGTGATCGGCCCAAACTGATTGCTGGCTGAAAGGGGGGGCGGGCAACCGCCCCCCCAATCTTTTGCCCACCCTGTCATCCGCCTGTCACCCGCCCCTGCGACATCTGCAAACCGCAGACGCCAAGGAGACAGACCGATGTCCTGGGAACAAACCCTTTCGCCTGGTGCCGGATGGATCAACCCGCGCCTCGGCACCCGCTTCGATGACTCCGGCCGCTTCCTGCCCGAAACCGGGAATACGGTGGTCTGTCAGGTGATCCCCGGATCGCCAACCGAAGCCGCGCTGTCGCGCTTCCGCGCCGCCCTCGCCGATCTGCCCCATGCGCATCTTCTGGCGCTGACGCCCCCCGAAAGCTGGCACATGACCGTATTCGAAGGGGTGGTCGAGACCCGCCGCGATCCGCACCGTTGGCCCGAAGGGCTGGATGCCGATCTGTCAATTCCCGCCGTGACCGCCGCCATGGCCGCCCGGCTCGAAGGCTTCGCCCCACCGCCGCCCTTCCGCATGAAGGTGGCCGCCGCCACCCCGTTCGGCGTTACGCTGGAAGGCCTGACCCAGGCCGACGAATCCGCCGCCCGCGCCTGGCGCAACCGGCTGTCGGAAACCCTGCGCCTGCGCTCTCCGGGGCATGACGCCTACGCCTTTCACACCACCCTGGCCTATGTGAAACGCGCCCTGCCCACGGCAGCCCTGCCCGTCTGGCGCGCGACCATGCAGGATTGGACGGCCCGGCTCCAGCAAGACATCCCGCAGATGGACCTCGCCCCGCCCGCCTTCTGCACGTTTCAGGATATGTGCGCTTTTCCGCCCCTGCGGGCGCTGGCCTGAACAGGCCTCGGCCTCAGGCCCGCTTCAGCCGGATCACCACATCCACGCGCGACACCTGCATCCCGGCGGGCGCCTCGGGCAGCCCCTCGATCCGCAGCGTATCGGCGGGCGCATCGCTCAGCGTCGCGGTGTCTTCCCAATAGAAATGCGGGTGGTCATCCATGCGCGTGTCGAAATAGCTTTTCGACCCGTCGACCACGACCTCGTTCATCAACCCCGCCTCGCAAAAGGCGCGCAGCGTGTTGTAGACAGTCGCCAGCGACACCTTCTCGCCCGACTGATCGGCCAGCGCGAACAGGCTTTCCGCCGTCACATGCCGGTCCTCGCCATCGCCCACCAGCAAGGCCGCAAGGGCCAGCCGCTGCCGCGTCGGGCGCAAGCCCCCCCGCGACAACCACTCCGTCCCCCGATCCTGTGCCGTCAGCACCATGCGCTGTCCCTGCAATTCCTGTCTGTTCCGCTCAACATATAAGGCCTCTCCCCCCCCGAATACAAATGAAAATCGGTCGCAGCGGGTCACAGCCCGTTCAGCCCATACAGGCCCCCCGGCAGGGCCGCGTCACCCTTGCCCTTGCTTCCATGCCGATGCTACACCCGATCCCGCAACACAGGACCACACGGGAACCCAGCGCATGGCCGCCTATCCGAACAGCTTCGACCGCGACGCCCTTCTCAAATGCGCGCGGGGCGAACTTTTCGGCCCCGGCAATGCCCAGCTTCCCGAACCGCCCATGCTGATGATGGACCGCATCACCGACATCTCCGAAGATGGCGGCCTGCACGGCAAAGGCCATGTGGTGGCCGAATTCGACATCACGCCCGACCTGTGGTTCTTCTCCTGCCACTTCCCCGGCAACCCGATCATGCCCGGCTGCCTCGGCCTTGATGGCCTGTGGCAACTCACCGGCTTCAACCTCGGCTGGCGCGGCTGGCAAGGCCGCGGCTACGCGCTCGGCGTGGGCGAGGTCAAACTCACCGGCATGGTCCGCCCCGACCGCAAGATGCTGACCTACAAGGTCGATTTCACCAAAGCGATCCAGACCCGCCGCCTGACCATGGGCGTAGCGGATGGCATCGTCGAGGCGGATGGCGAGGTGATCTACATCGTCAAGGACATGAAGGTCGCGCTGAGCGAAGCGTGAGTGGAGCCTGCCAACTGTGCATAAAGGGCACCAATGTGGTGCCCTTTTTCATGTGACAAGGCGCAAAGGTGACGGCCGCACCGCAGGGTGGCTGCACGTATATGTGCGGCCGCCACCCGGGCCTTCGGGGCCCGAGCGATGCCAGACCGTCCTGCCCAAACCCACTACGCCCGATCCCCCACAAACCCCTCCATCCCCAAAAACTCCGGCAACCAGCCCTCCCGCCGCACCGTCCACAACTCATATGTCGGCGCAAAGACCCCTACCTCATCCAGCGCCCCCAGATGCACCTCCACCTCTCCGGGGCTCAACGAAAACACCGACGATCCACAAACCGGGCAGAAACACCGCCCCCGATACTCCCCCACCGTTCCCGTCACCTCCACCGCGCCCGCCGCAAAGATGGCGCTGGCGTGAAACACCGCCCCATGATGCTTGCGGCAGTCCAGGCAATGGCACACCCCCACCCGCAACGGCGCGCCCCTTGCCACCACCCGCACCGCCCCGCACAAACACCCGCCCGTCACCCGGTCCATCACACCCTCCCCGCCCGCCAAAAGCCCATCCTCCGCCCGCCCGTCCGCCTGCACAATCCCCATCCCCCTTGCCCCTCGCCCCCCTCTCCCTTAGAGACAACCCAAGGATAATGAACGGAGGCCGCATGCGTCGCGTCGTCATCACCGGGATCGGTATCGTCTCGCCCATCGGCAACACCGCCGCCGAGGTCGAAGCCAACCTGCGCGCCGGCAAGTCGGGGATCGTCTTCGCCCCCGAATACGCCGAGCGTGGTTTCCGCAGCCAAATTCACGGCCAGCCACAGATCGTTCTGGAAGACCACATCGACAAGCGCGACCTGCGCTTCATGGGCGACGGCGCGGCCTATAACTTCATCGCTATGGATCAGGCGATCAAGGATTCCGGTCTCGAACCGTCCGACATCTCCAACGAACGCACCGGCATCATCGTGGGCTCCGGCGGGCCGTCGACCAAATCCTTCTTCAAGGCGCATAACATCGTCCGCGAAACCGGCTCGCCCAAACGGATCGGCCCTTTCGGCGTGACCAAGGGCATGTCGTCCACCACCTCGGCCTGCCTTGCCACACCGTTCAAGATCAAGGGCGTGAACTATTCCATCACCTCCGCCTGCTCCACCTCCGCTCATTGCATCGGCAACGGCGCGGAACTGATCCAGTTCGGCAAGCAGGACATCGTCTTCGCCGGCGGCGGCGAGGAACTGGACTGGACGCTGTCCTGCCTGTTTGACGCGATGGGCGCTATGTCTTCGAAATACAACGACGCCCCCGAAACCGCCTCCCGCACCTATGACGCCACCCGCGACGGCTTTGTCATCGCAGGCGGCGGCGGTGTCGTCGTGCTTGAGGAACTCAACCACGCCCTCGCCCGCGGCGCGAAAATCTACGCCGAGGTGACAGGCTACGGCGCCACCTCCGATGGCCATGACATGGTCGCCCCCTCGGGCGAAGGCGGCGAACGCTCCATGCGCGTGGCGCTGTCCACCCTGCCGCAGGGCCGCAAGATCGACTACATCAACTCCCACGGCACCAGCACCCCCGTAGGCGACGTGACCGAGATGGAAGCGATCCGCCGCGTCTTCGGCCGTGGCACCACGCCCCCCGTCGCCTCGACCAAATCCCTGACGGGCCACAGCCTCGGCGCAACCGGCGTGCATGAGGCGATCTATTCGCTTCTGATGATGAACGGCGATTTCATCGCCGCTTCGGCCAATGTCACCACACTCGACCCGGCCCTCGACCCGGCCGAGATCGTGACAACCCTGCGCGAAGGCGTGAAGCTTGACTCGGTCCTGTCCAACAGCTTCGGCTTCGGCGGCACCAACGCCACCCTCGTGATGAGCAAATACCTCGGCTGACAAAAGCCACCGAAAAAAGGGGACAGGGACATGGCCGATCTGATGAAGGGCAAGCGCGGGCTTGTCATGGGCGTGGCAAACGAACGCTCCATCGCCTGGGGCATCGCCTCGGCCATGGCCGCTGAGGGGGCAGATCTTGCCTTCTCCTATCAGGGTGAGGCCTTCGGCAAACGCGTGGCTCCCCTCGCCGCCTCGGTCGGGTCGGATTTCCTGGTCGATGTCGATGTCAGCAATGACGAAAGCCTCGATGCCTGCTTCGCCGCGTTGCAGGCACGTTGGGGCAAGATGGATTTCCTCGTCCACGCCATCGCCTTTTCCGACAAGAACGAACTGACCGGCCGCTTCAGCAACACCACGCGCGCCAACTTCACCAACTCGCTCGCCATCTCCTGTTACAGCTTCATCGACGTGTCCCGCCGCGCGTCGGAAATGATGCCCGATGGCGGCACGCTGATCACCCTCACCTATGGCGGATCGAACCGCGTTACGCCCAATTACAACGTGATGGGCGTGGCAAAGGCCGCGCTGGAATCCTCCGTCCGCTACCTCGCCAATGACCTTGGCCCGCAGGGCATCCGTGTCAACGCTGTATCGCCGGGCCCCATGAAGACACTGGCAGGCGCAGCCATCGGCGGCGCGCGGGCAACCTACCGCCATACCGAGGCGAA is a genomic window containing:
- the fabB gene encoding beta-ketoacyl-ACP synthase I, which produces MRRVVITGIGIVSPIGNTAAEVEANLRAGKSGIVFAPEYAERGFRSQIHGQPQIVLEDHIDKRDLRFMGDGAAYNFIAMDQAIKDSGLEPSDISNERTGIIVGSGGPSTKSFFKAHNIVRETGSPKRIGPFGVTKGMSSTTSACLATPFKIKGVNYSITSACSTSAHCIGNGAELIQFGKQDIVFAGGGEELDWTLSCLFDAMGAMSSKYNDAPETASRTYDATRDGFVIAGGGGVVVLEELNHALARGAKIYAEVTGYGATSDGHDMVAPSGEGGERSMRVALSTLPQGRKIDYINSHGTSTPVGDVTEMEAIRRVFGRGTTPPVASTKSLTGHSLGATGVHEAIYSLLMMNGDFIAASANVTTLDPALDPAEIVTTLREGVKLDSVLSNSFGFGGTNATLVMSKYLG
- a CDS encoding SDR family oxidoreductase, producing the protein MADLMKGKRGLVMGVANERSIAWGIASAMAAEGADLAFSYQGEAFGKRVAPLAASVGSDFLVDVDVSNDESLDACFAALQARWGKMDFLVHAIAFSDKNELTGRFSNTTRANFTNSLAISCYSFIDVSRRASEMMPDGGTLITLTYGGSNRVTPNYNVMGVAKAALESSVRYLANDLGPQGIRVNAVSPGPMKTLAGAAIGGARATYRHTEANAPLRSNATLEAVGGTAVWLASDYGCFTTGEVVHVDGGYHVLGMPQQENLSSAADKG